One window of Mesorhizobium sp. PAMC28654 genomic DNA carries:
- a CDS encoding ATP-binding cassette domain-containing protein translates to MSETTQEPLFSATGIAKNFGGVQALRGVDFEVIPGEIHALLGQNGAGKSTLVKILNGVHPAGSYTGTVKLDGQPVSFASPADARSNGVGYVPQEIEVLEQLSVAENVFAGRTGLGDGMFVHQRKLQQRAGEIFADLGIGINPKAYVASLTSAQRHLVMIARAIVLRPRVLMLDEPTASLSGIEVDALFSVLRRLKAQGVAMIYITHRLPEVLAICDRATVLRDGQVAVRIAREDFDPETFIFSMSGQRLQRLFPEHAAPVGTPIALEVRHLTVAGHSGAIHGAKDINLSVAAGEIVGLAGLLGPAAARYCTASTAAYRPRAKSASPASLSRSDRQATPVSPASRC, encoded by the coding sequence GTGTCCGAAACCACCCAAGAACCGCTGTTTTCGGCCACCGGAATCGCCAAGAATTTCGGCGGCGTGCAAGCGCTGCGCGGGGTGGATTTCGAGGTGATCCCCGGCGAAATCCATGCTTTGCTCGGCCAGAACGGCGCAGGCAAGTCCACTCTGGTCAAGATCCTCAACGGCGTGCATCCGGCCGGCTCCTACACCGGCACCGTCAAGCTTGACGGCCAGCCCGTCAGTTTCGCCTCGCCCGCCGATGCACGCTCGAACGGCGTCGGCTATGTGCCGCAGGAAATCGAGGTACTCGAACAGCTTTCGGTGGCCGAGAACGTCTTTGCCGGTCGCACGGGGCTGGGCGACGGCATGTTTGTCCACCAAAGGAAGCTGCAACAGCGTGCCGGCGAAATCTTTGCTGACCTCGGCATCGGCATCAATCCCAAGGCCTATGTCGCGTCGCTGACCTCGGCGCAGCGCCATCTGGTAATGATCGCCCGCGCCATCGTGCTGCGGCCACGCGTGCTGATGCTGGATGAACCGACCGCTTCGCTCTCCGGCATCGAAGTCGACGCGCTGTTCAGCGTGCTGCGCCGCCTTAAGGCGCAAGGTGTGGCGATGATCTACATTACGCACCGCTTGCCCGAAGTTCTCGCGATTTGCGACCGCGCCACCGTGCTGCGCGACGGGCAGGTGGCGGTGCGGATCGCCCGTGAGGACTTTGACCCCGAAACATTCATCTTCTCGATGTCGGGCCAAAGGCTGCAGCGGCTGTTTCCCGAGCACGCGGCGCCCGTTGGAACGCCGATCGCACTGGAGGTTCGCCATCTCACCGTCGCCGGCCACAGCGGCGCTATTCACGGCGCGAAGGACATCAACCTCTCCGTCGCAGCCGGCGAAATCGTCGGGCTGGCGGGGCTGCTTGGTCCGGCCGCAGCGAGATATTGCACGGCATCTACGGCCGCGTACCGGCCGAGGGCGAAATCCGCGTCGCCGGCGAGCCTATCTCGATCAGATCGCCAAGCGACGCCCGTGTCGCCGGCATCGCGCTGTTGA
- a CDS encoding ATP-binding cassette domain-containing protein has product MHGIYGRVPAEGEIRVAGEPISIRSPSDARVAGIALLTEDRKRDGLLFNLPVGANITIGNLGPLSRHGMISGGLERTSILGAMRALNVKASSPQASVTHLSGGNQQKLLFARVLMRAPKVLLLDEPTKGVDAATRHEIYRLVVELAEKGVGLLIVASELEELIGLCDRCIVVADGRIVDEFGRGEGGEDRVLRSVTAAQAERHAMASRVSS; this is encoded by the coding sequence TTGCACGGCATCTACGGCCGCGTACCGGCCGAGGGCGAAATCCGCGTCGCCGGCGAGCCTATCTCGATCAGATCGCCAAGCGACGCCCGTGTCGCCGGCATCGCGCTGTTGACCGAGGATCGCAAGCGCGACGGGCTGCTGTTCAATCTGCCGGTGGGCGCCAACATCACCATCGGCAACCTCGGCCCCTTGTCGCGGCACGGCATGATCAGCGGCGGGCTCGAACGCACTTCCATCCTGGGCGCCATGCGCGCGCTCAACGTGAAGGCCTCGTCGCCGCAGGCTTCGGTCACCCATCTGTCGGGCGGCAACCAGCAGAAGCTGCTGTTTGCCCGCGTGCTGATGCGAGCGCCGAAAGTGCTGCTGCTCGATGAGCCGACCAAGGGCGTCGACGCGGCAACCCGGCACGAGATCTACCGGCTGGTGGTCGAGTTGGCGGAAAAAGGCGTGGGCCTGCTCATCGTCGCCTCCGAGCTCGAGGAATTGATCGGCCTTTGCGACCGCTGCATTGTCGTCGCCGACGGCCGCATAGTCGACGAATTCGGCCGAGGCGAAGGCGGCGAGGATCGCGTGCTGCGCTCGGTGACGGCAGCGCAAGCCGAACGCCACGCGATGGCTTCACGGGTTTCATCATGA
- a CDS encoding SDR family NAD(P)-dependent oxidoreductase has translation MMFAGKRVFVTGASTGIGRATAEYLVAEGAHVFGAGLDGEEGAALAGGYAEGQLIFRDSDLTREAEVQAAVVAATEAFGGLDAVVNCAGIYPTGKRLEELSDEDWDRTIAVNLTAIFRVCRATLPLLRKAGGGSIVNIASVHADATVPGVPAYAATKAAVVGLSRQMALDYAVDRIRVNAVLVGSVATRMTLGGLEAAGGAEALGLSFEPNRIARIANPSEIATAIGFLISDAASFVTGSAMQVDGGLLARLL, from the coding sequence ATGATGTTTGCCGGCAAACGCGTTTTCGTCACCGGCGCGTCGACCGGCATCGGCCGGGCGACGGCCGAGTATCTTGTCGCTGAGGGCGCGCATGTCTTCGGCGCTGGGCTGGATGGCGAGGAAGGCGCGGCCCTTGCTGGCGGATATGCTGAAGGCCAATTGATCTTCCGCGACAGCGATCTCACCCGTGAAGCCGAGGTCCAGGCCGCCGTAGTGGCGGCGACGGAGGCCTTCGGCGGCCTCGATGCGGTCGTCAACTGTGCCGGCATCTATCCGACCGGCAAGCGGCTTGAAGAGCTTTCCGACGAGGACTGGGACCGGACCATCGCCGTCAACCTGACAGCCATTTTCCGCGTTTGCCGGGCAACCTTGCCGCTGCTGCGCAAGGCAGGCGGCGGCTCGATCGTCAACATTGCCTCCGTGCATGCCGATGCAACGGTGCCCGGCGTGCCGGCCTATGCCGCGACGAAGGCGGCGGTCGTCGGATTGTCGCGGCAGATGGCGCTCGACTACGCCGTCGATCGCATCCGCGTCAACGCCGTGCTCGTCGGTTCCGTCGCCACCCGGATGACGCTGGGCGGGTTGGAGGCGGCCGGCGGCGCGGAAGCGCTGGGCCTGTCCTTCGAGCCCAACCGGATCGCCCGCATCGCCAACCCCTCGGAGATCGCCACGGCAATAGGCTTCCTGATTTCCGACGCCGCATCCTTCGTCACCGGCAGCGCGATGCAGGTGGATGGTGGCCTGCTGGCCCGGCTGCTTTAG
- a CDS encoding aldose 1-epimerase, with protein MLKAGALEVELVPQIGGSVSSLRWCGIDLMRRLSDHDREAGNVLGVAMFPMMPYANRIAGNTFDFAAERWRVLPNNPPEIFNVHGSGWQHAWTVTEAGAGNATLSLDVTARTEPYSYRATQAFTASQEGLSVTMTLTNSGPVSMPFGFGLHPWFDRDPDVTLQFEARRFYLEEPGGVSGDPITLPPELDFAEARPLPGGWRNNDYGGWGGEATLRFPSRGAGLRIKADPVFKHLMLYADPTKPYFCVEPQTNASGAFNRGRWADSDEGAIVLAPGENAAGTVSFLPFALGE; from the coding sequence ATGCTCAAAGCCGGAGCGCTCGAAGTCGAGCTGGTGCCGCAAATCGGCGGCAGCGTGAGTTCGCTGCGCTGGTGCGGCATCGATCTCATGCGCCGGCTTTCGGATCATGATCGAGAAGCGGGCAACGTGCTTGGCGTCGCGATGTTCCCGATGATGCCATACGCCAACCGTATCGCTGGAAACACCTTCGACTTCGCGGCGGAACGCTGGCGGGTCCTGCCCAACAATCCGCCGGAAATATTCAACGTCCATGGCAGCGGCTGGCAGCACGCCTGGACTGTCACCGAGGCCGGAGCCGGCAACGCGACACTGTCGCTGGACGTCACAGCCAGAACTGAGCCCTATTCCTACCGCGCGACGCAGGCTTTCACGGCCTCCCAAGAGGGCCTCAGCGTGACCATGACGCTGACCAACTCCGGGCCGGTTTCCATGCCGTTCGGCTTCGGCCTGCATCCGTGGTTCGATCGCGACCCGGACGTGACGTTGCAATTCGAGGCCAGGCGCTTCTACCTCGAAGAGCCGGGTGGTGTTTCAGGCGATCCGATCACCCTCCCACCTGAACTCGACTTTGCCGAGGCCCGGCCCTTGCCGGGCGGCTGGCGCAACAATGATTATGGCGGTTGGGGCGGCGAGGCGACCCTTCGCTTCCCGTCGCGCGGCGCCGGGTTGCGGATCAAGGCCGATCCCGTCTTCAAGCACCTCATGCTTTATGCCGATCCCACAAAACCGTATTTCTGTGTCGAGCCGCAAACCAATGCCTCGGGTGCTTTCAACCGGGGCAGATGGGCTGATTCGGACGAGGGCGCGATCGTGCTTGCGCCGGGCGAGAATGCTGCCGGCACGGTCTCATTCCTGCCCTTTGCGCTTGGGGAGTGA
- a CDS encoding SDR family oxidoreductase, with translation MSADMEIDLAGAAIALEGASNPVVEAALAAFRANDGRLVEGSQARLADILLISCPLRPGVTAEKPGTLYAVARKAAVAMTERGSGRIIFLLSAAAGMPMRRHPRFSMENASILAGMRTLAMEFGPKVLVNAVGVGAVEDETMVSGDKAMLSHTPVGRAGSIEEAVAAVLFFCDPLNTYTTGQMLGVDGGWMAGYGRNF, from the coding sequence GTGAGCGCTGACATGGAAATCGATCTCGCTGGCGCTGCAATCGCCCTGGAAGGCGCGAGCAATCCGGTTGTCGAGGCGGCACTCGCCGCCTTTCGCGCCAATGATGGCCGCCTTGTCGAAGGGTCGCAGGCGCGGCTTGCCGACATTCTGCTGATATCGTGCCCATTGCGCCCAGGAGTGACGGCGGAAAAACCCGGCACCTTGTATGCGGTCGCACGCAAGGCTGCTGTTGCCATGACCGAGCGCGGCAGCGGCCGGATCATCTTCCTGCTCTCGGCCGCCGCCGGCATGCCGATGCGTCGCCATCCACGCTTTTCCATGGAGAACGCATCGATCCTCGCCGGCATGCGCACGCTCGCCATGGAATTCGGCCCCAAGGTCCTGGTCAATGCCGTCGGCGTCGGCGCGGTCGAGGATGAGACCATGGTCTCCGGTGACAAGGCGATGCTCAGCCACACGCCTGTCGGCCGCGCGGGCAGCATCGAGGAAGCCGTTGCGGCCGTGCTGTTCTTCTGCGATCCACTGAACACCTACACGACCGGCCAGATGCTGGGTGTCGATGGCGGATGGATGGCAGGCTATGGGCGTAATTTCTGA
- a CDS encoding SDR family NAD(P)-dependent oxidoreductase — protein sequence MRCDLRGKVALVTGAAGAIGSSIAKRLSDNGAAVVVADIDSEGAARIAAGLGNALACTADIRDAASVDSAIAALMDRYGRLDILVNNAGVNTLAHRVTIDEFPPEEWDRIIGIDLDGLYIMSRAALGPMLAAGKGGRIVNIASVVGLAAMRLQSPFVAAKAGIIHMTRSMAIELGAKGILTNAIAPGSVMTALTAKLFYGDDGKFAGRTQEFLAHVPLGRPAQPEEIAEAVLFLASPAASYINGQVLAVDGGWTAGYMM from the coding sequence ATGCGCTGCGATTTGCGAGGCAAGGTGGCGCTGGTCACGGGCGCTGCGGGCGCCATAGGCAGTTCCATTGCCAAGCGCCTGTCCGACAATGGCGCCGCGGTGGTGGTCGCCGACATCGACAGCGAAGGCGCGGCGCGGATCGCGGCCGGTTTGGGCAATGCGCTGGCGTGTACCGCCGACATCCGCGATGCGGCATCGGTGGACAGTGCGATCGCGGCACTCATGGATCGCTACGGCCGCCTCGACATCCTCGTCAACAATGCCGGCGTCAACACGCTGGCGCACCGCGTCACGATAGACGAATTTCCGCCCGAGGAATGGGATCGCATCATCGGCATCGACCTCGACGGCCTTTACATCATGAGCCGTGCGGCGCTTGGGCCGATGCTTGCCGCCGGCAAGGGTGGGCGCATCGTCAACATCGCGTCGGTCGTCGGCCTTGCCGCCATGCGCCTGCAAAGCCCGTTCGTCGCCGCAAAGGCCGGCATCATCCATATGACCCGATCGATGGCAATTGAACTCGGAGCCAAGGGCATCCTCACCAATGCTATTGCGCCGGGTTCGGTGATGACGGCGCTGACCGCGAAACTGTTTTATGGCGACGACGGCAAGTTTGCCGGGCGTACGCAGGAATTCCTCGCCCATGTGCCGCTCGGCCGGCCGGCCCAGCCGGAGGAGATCGCCGAGGCGGTGCTGTTCCTTGCCTCTCCCGCCGCCAGTTATATCAACGGCCAGGTGCTGGCAGTCGATGGTGGCTGGACGGCGGGATACATGATGTGA
- a CDS encoding ABC transporter permease, with protein MTKKDLGLLILILVVGAIVAIINPRFLLPINLANTSNLIGLFGILSIGQAFVIITGGIELSVGSVVALLGTLFIDFIATRGMGWPVAFVLILVLGAIIGLAHGWLITRLKLQPFVVTLCGLLIYRGVARFYTADGTAGFAFGQNFPDLEFLTAGRSYGVPNSFIALIVIAIVMWVVLHRSVFGRYLYAIGKNEEAAKYSGIRTGRIVMAAYVICGVLTALSAIYFAMYTRSISPASHGQFYELYAIAAAVLGGFSLRGGEGSLIGVILGTVLLQELQNLVNLLGIPSSLNFAVMGGVILIGVLVDQQWGVFRARRLMVDAARKNVAGAAAE; from the coding sequence ATGACCAAGAAAGACCTCGGCCTGCTAATCCTGATCCTGGTGGTCGGTGCCATCGTGGCGATCATCAATCCGCGCTTCCTCTTGCCGATCAATCTCGCCAACACCTCGAACCTCATCGGTCTCTTCGGCATCCTGTCGATCGGCCAGGCCTTCGTCATCATCACCGGCGGCATTGAACTGTCGGTCGGCTCGGTTGTCGCGTTGCTCGGAACGCTGTTCATCGACTTCATAGCCACGCGTGGCATGGGATGGCCGGTCGCCTTCGTGCTCATCCTGGTGCTCGGCGCCATCATCGGCCTGGCGCATGGCTGGCTGATCACGCGGCTGAAATTACAACCCTTCGTCGTCACGCTATGCGGTCTTCTGATCTATCGCGGCGTCGCGCGCTTCTACACCGCCGATGGCACCGCCGGCTTTGCCTTCGGCCAGAATTTTCCGGATCTCGAATTCCTGACGGCCGGCCGGTCATATGGCGTGCCCAACAGCTTTATCGCGCTGATCGTCATCGCCATCGTCATGTGGGTGGTGCTGCACCGCTCAGTGTTCGGCCGCTATCTCTACGCCATCGGCAAGAATGAGGAGGCGGCGAAATATTCGGGCATCCGCACCGGCCGTATCGTCATGGCCGCCTATGTCATCTGCGGCGTGCTGACGGCGCTGTCGGCGATCTACTTCGCCATGTACACGCGCTCGATTTCACCGGCCAGCCACGGCCAGTTCTACGAGCTCTACGCCATCGCCGCCGCCGTGCTCGGCGGCTTCTCGCTACGCGGCGGCGAGGGTTCGCTGATCGGCGTGATCCTCGGCACCGTGCTGCTGCAGGAACTGCAGAACCTCGTCAACCTGCTCGGCATTCCATCCTCGCTCAATTTCGCGGTGATGGGCGGCGTCATCCTCATCGGCGTCCTGGTCGACCAGCAATGGGGTGTGTTCCGGGCCAGGCGGCTGATGGTCGACGCTGCCCGCAAGAACGTCGCCGGCGCGGCGGCGGAATAA
- a CDS encoding sugar ABC transporter ATP-binding protein, whose protein sequence is MNYTDTSIAATTPFLSLENVRKTYPGVVALDGFSMEVRPGEVIGLVGENGAGKSTLMKILGGVTTPDTGTITVDGTTHKGLSVEGSLGSGIAFVHQELNLFENLDVAANIFFGREPLRAGPLKLVDRAKLRTMVAPLLKRVGANFSADTQVADLSLAQQQMVEIAKALSIKARLVILDEPTSSLPIAETDKLLDVIKALKADGISVIFISHRLHEIERVADRVVVLRDGMLAGTLQKRDINHDQMVKLMIGRMLKEREKASEAARAPGATALSAKAIRTPAYPGRPVDLDVRHGEILGLAGLVGSGRTELARVFFGIDGSLGGTLELDGKPLALASAADAVAHGIFLVPEDRKLTGILLDLSIVQNISLPNLPAHAKRALVSASAEAATAEKQKKDLGIKAPSVQTRTGTLSGGNQQKVVLGKWLAMNPKVMILDEPTRGIDIGAKAEIYGLMRALADAGVAVLMISSDMEEVIGVSDRIAVMHEGQISGILDKERFSQENVLLLAVGKQPK, encoded by the coding sequence ATGAATTATACCGACACATCCATTGCCGCGACCACCCCGTTCCTCAGCCTCGAGAACGTGCGCAAGACCTATCCGGGCGTCGTCGCGCTGGACGGTTTTTCCATGGAGGTCAGGCCCGGCGAGGTGATCGGCCTGGTTGGCGAGAACGGGGCCGGCAAATCGACATTGATGAAAATCCTCGGTGGCGTCACCACGCCGGATACCGGCACCATCACCGTCGACGGCACCACCCACAAGGGGCTGAGTGTCGAAGGCAGCCTCGGCTCGGGCATCGCCTTCGTCCACCAGGAACTCAACCTGTTCGAAAATCTCGATGTCGCCGCCAACATCTTCTTCGGACGTGAGCCCCTACGTGCGGGCCCGCTCAAACTGGTCGACCGGGCGAAACTGCGCACCATGGTGGCGCCGCTCCTGAAGCGCGTCGGCGCCAATTTCTCGGCCGATACGCAGGTCGCCGACCTGTCGCTGGCACAGCAGCAGATGGTCGAGATCGCCAAGGCGCTGTCGATCAAGGCACGGCTGGTCATCCTCGACGAGCCGACATCGAGCCTGCCGATCGCCGAGACCGACAAGCTGCTCGACGTCATCAAGGCGCTGAAGGCCGACGGCATCAGCGTCATCTTCATTTCGCACCGCCTGCACGAGATCGAGCGCGTCGCCGACCGCGTCGTCGTGCTGCGCGACGGCATGCTGGCCGGTACGCTGCAGAAGCGCGACATCAACCACGACCAGATGGTCAAGCTGATGATCGGCCGCATGCTGAAGGAGCGCGAGAAAGCCTCCGAGGCCGCGCGGGCACCTGGCGCCACGGCGCTCTCTGCCAAGGCCATTCGTACCCCCGCCTATCCCGGCCGGCCAGTCGACCTCGACGTCCGTCACGGCGAGATCCTCGGCCTCGCCGGGCTTGTCGGCTCCGGCCGCACCGAGCTGGCGCGGGTGTTTTTTGGTATCGACGGCAGCCTTGGCGGCACGCTTGAACTCGACGGCAAGCCGCTTGCGCTGGCTTCAGCGGCCGATGCCGTCGCCCATGGCATCTTTCTGGTGCCGGAGGACCGCAAGCTGACCGGCATCCTGCTCGATTTGTCGATTGTGCAAAACATTTCCCTGCCCAATCTGCCGGCGCATGCCAAGCGTGCGCTGGTGTCCGCAAGTGCGGAGGCCGCTACCGCCGAGAAGCAGAAAAAGGATCTCGGCATCAAGGCGCCGTCGGTGCAGACCCGCACCGGCACACTGTCGGGAGGCAACCAGCAGAAGGTCGTGCTCGGCAAATGGCTGGCCATGAACCCCAAGGTGATGATCCTCGATGAGCCGACGCGCGGCATCGATATCGGCGCCAAGGCGGAAATCTACGGGCTGATGCGGGCGCTCGCCGATGCCGGCGTCGCCGTGCTGATGATCTCCAGCGACATGGAAGAGGTGATCGGTGTTTCCGACCGCATCGCCGTCATGCATGAGGGCCAGATCTCGGGCATTCTCGACAAGGAACGGTTCAGCCAGGAAAACGTGCTGCTGCTGGCGGTGGGCAAGCAGCCGAAATAG
- a CDS encoding sugar-binding protein, whose product MKSVIRNASVAAAALLLGLSATAIARADDKPTLAFVVNGASDFWKAAEAGVKKAQAELPGYTLELKYPEQSSVAIQQRLMDDLVTAGVKGIMVSAVDPKTSTDGLNKIASETALFTTDSDAPQTKRVAYIGSSNVDAGKQAADIAKKAMPNGGKCLGFVGLLGADNAKERIQGFKDGLAGTKITLDDVRGDDIDQARAKKNVEDALVASPDVTCMVGFYSYNTPRIYEALRDAGKLGQITVVGFDDDPITLGGVKEGTIASTVVQQPFEWAYQGMKLMAAYLKGDKSGIPAGNLIIIPTKIIGKDDVDAYAANLKAMAGN is encoded by the coding sequence ATGAAATCTGTAATTCGAAATGCGTCGGTCGCTGCTGCAGCCCTGCTGCTCGGCCTGTCGGCGACAGCAATCGCGCGCGCCGACGACAAGCCGACGCTGGCCTTCGTCGTCAACGGCGCTTCCGATTTCTGGAAGGCCGCCGAAGCGGGTGTCAAGAAGGCGCAGGCCGAACTGCCTGGCTATACTCTGGAGCTCAAATATCCCGAGCAGTCCTCGGTCGCCATCCAGCAACGCCTGATGGACGACCTGGTGACGGCCGGTGTCAAGGGCATCATGGTTTCCGCCGTCGATCCCAAGACCTCCACCGATGGCCTCAACAAGATCGCCTCTGAAACGGCGCTGTTCACCACCGACAGCGACGCCCCGCAGACCAAGCGTGTCGCCTATATCGGCTCGTCCAACGTCGACGCCGGCAAGCAGGCGGCCGATATCGCCAAGAAGGCAATGCCCAATGGCGGCAAGTGCCTCGGCTTCGTCGGCCTGCTCGGCGCCGACAATGCCAAGGAGCGCATCCAGGGCTTCAAGGACGGCCTCGCTGGCACCAAGATCACCCTTGACGACGTGCGCGGCGACGACATCGATCAGGCCCGCGCCAAGAAGAATGTCGAGGACGCGCTGGTCGCCAGCCCCGACGTCACCTGCATGGTCGGTTTCTACTCCTACAACACGCCGCGCATCTATGAAGCGCTGCGCGACGCCGGCAAGCTCGGCCAGATCACGGTCGTCGGCTTCGATGACGATCCGATCACGCTGGGCGGCGTCAAGGAAGGCACCATTGCCTCGACCGTCGTGCAGCAGCCCTTCGAATGGGCCTATCAGGGCATGAAGCTGATGGCCGCCTATCTCAAGGGCGACAAGTCAGGCATCCCGGCCGGCAACCTGATCATCATCCCGACCAAGATCATCGGCAAGGATGATGTCGACGCCTATGCCGCCAATCTGAAGGCGATGGCTGGAAACTGA
- a CDS encoding LacI family DNA-binding transcriptional regulator → MSEPADPSDPETSRRRKMPAKPKGRVTMTDIARAAGCSQATVSFVLNNTPGIRLSQQTRERVIEAARGLGYTAPAFAALHQPIPAFDGLDGVIGFAVDQLATSPEAVVAIEGARQASWNAGNVLLVAQTLGDSVMEPRAIQALTKRGISALIYMTIFTREISAPDYLYGLDIPVILLNCYTADYAFPAVVPSEIAGGQSSTRYLINHGHRRIATITGEPWMQAAQDRLKGYRRALATADIPFDPELVVEGDWSASAGYAATVKLLALKDRPTAIFCQNDRTAIGCYEALKEAGLHIPQDISVIGYDDEEIARHLFPPLTTSILPHMAMGQWAIEQLEVPAPPGRGRYPITKLECPLVERESVSAVAGAPASSHI, encoded by the coding sequence ATGAGCGAACCGGCGGATCCGAGCGATCCCGAGACATCGAGGCGCCGCAAGATGCCGGCAAAGCCCAAGGGTCGGGTCACCATGACCGACATTGCCAGGGCCGCCGGCTGCTCGCAGGCGACGGTGTCGTTCGTCCTCAACAACACGCCAGGCATCAGGCTGTCGCAGCAGACCCGTGAACGGGTGATCGAGGCCGCGCGGGGTCTAGGCTATACCGCACCGGCCTTCGCCGCGCTTCATCAACCCATTCCCGCATTCGACGGGCTGGATGGGGTGATCGGCTTCGCCGTCGACCAGCTGGCGACCAGCCCTGAAGCCGTCGTTGCCATAGAAGGGGCGCGGCAGGCCTCATGGAATGCCGGCAATGTGCTGCTGGTGGCGCAGACGCTGGGCGATTCCGTCATGGAGCCGCGCGCGATACAGGCGCTGACCAAGCGGGGCATTTCGGCGCTGATCTACATGACCATCTTCACCCGCGAGATATCAGCGCCCGACTATCTCTACGGCCTCGACATTCCAGTCATCCTGCTAAATTGCTACACCGCCGACTATGCCTTCCCCGCCGTGGTGCCCAGCGAAATCGCCGGCGGCCAGAGCTCGACCCGCTACCTGATCAACCACGGCCACCGCCGCATCGCCACCATCACCGGCGAACCCTGGATGCAGGCCGCGCAGGACCGGCTCAAGGGCTATCGCCGCGCGCTGGCGACCGCCGATATTCCCTTCGATCCGGAACTGGTGGTCGAAGGCGACTGGTCGGCCAGTGCCGGCTATGCCGCGACCGTCAAGCTGCTGGCGCTCAAGGACCGGCCAACCGCGATCTTCTGCCAGAACGATCGCACCGCGATCGGCTGCTACGAGGCTCTGAAGGAAGCCGGCCTGCACATTCCGCAAGACATTTCCGTCATCGGCTATGACGACGAGGAAATCGCCCGTCATCTGTTCCCGCCGCTGACAACGTCGATCCTGCCGCATATGGCGATGGGACAATGGGCCATCGAGCAGTTGGAAGTCCCGGCACCGCCCGGACGGGGCCGCTATCCGATCACCAAGCTCGAATGCCCGCTGGTCGAGCGGGAGTCGGTGAGCGCGGTGGCCGGCGCACCGGCAAGCTCACATATCTGA
- a CDS encoding ABC transporter permease encodes MIELVGFPVPQGVAFRVQAVATVRDALRKLSPSIVIGSLLLLFWVACALFGNLFVPFDPYAEDFLAMLTPPDAVHWFGTDQLGRDVLSRIVVGSRDILVVAPLATLTGVTAGSLIGLVLGYFGGFVDAVGARLLDSVMALPFIVLVTMTLVALGPSNATVILVIGIAYAPLVARTVRAAVREQREREYVSAARLAGESPLGIMFLEILPNVRETILIELVTRLGYAFFSIATLSFLGLGIQPPSADWGLAIAEGYGFLTGGKWWIVVFNSGAIISLVMATNLVAQGIGAFESNDR; translated from the coding sequence ATGATCGAGCTTGTGGGATTTCCCGTGCCCCAGGGCGTTGCGTTCCGGGTGCAGGCCGTTGCCACGGTCCGCGATGCCCTCCGCAAGCTCTCGCCATCTATCGTGATCGGATCACTGCTGCTGCTGTTCTGGGTTGCATGTGCCCTGTTCGGCAATCTCTTCGTTCCCTTTGATCCGTATGCAGAAGACTTCCTCGCCATGCTGACGCCGCCCGACGCGGTGCATTGGTTCGGAACCGATCAACTCGGCCGTGATGTGTTATCGCGGATCGTGGTCGGGTCGCGCGACATCCTCGTGGTCGCGCCACTCGCCACCTTGACGGGCGTCACGGCGGGCAGCCTGATCGGGCTTGTGCTCGGCTATTTCGGCGGTTTCGTTGACGCCGTGGGGGCGAGGCTTCTCGACTCGGTCATGGCGCTTCCCTTTATCGTGCTCGTCACCATGACGCTGGTGGCATTGGGACCATCCAACGCCACTGTCATCCTGGTGATCGGCATCGCCTATGCGCCGCTCGTCGCAAGAACCGTTCGCGCCGCCGTGCGCGAGCAGCGGGAGCGCGAATATGTCAGCGCCGCCCGGCTCGCCGGCGAATCCCCATTGGGCATCATGTTTCTGGAAATCCTGCCCAACGTCAGGGAGACGATCCTGATCGAGCTCGTCACCCGGCTGGGATATGCGTTCTTCTCGATCGCCACGTTGAGCTTTCTCGGCCTTGGCATCCAGCCCCCATCAGCGGATTGGGGGCTGGCCATCGCCGAGGGCTACGGTTTCCTTACCGGTGGAAAATGGTGGATCGTCGTCTTCAATTCCGGAGCCATCATCTCGCTGGTCATGGCAACGAACCTCGTCGCCCAGGGAATCGGCGCTTTTGAAAGCAACGACCGATGA